The Halictus rubicundus isolate RS-2024b chromosome 5, iyHalRubi1_principal, whole genome shotgun sequence nucleotide sequence gcatttctttctttctttctttctttcttgaaGATCTAATAATGCCTCGCACTGCAACGAACAATTTAACGAATCGCGGTGTTTTTGATTGCAGGATGGTCGTAAATTAGGCTTCGGAGGAATGCACGGCATTCCTATGGTGGCCAGCAGTCCCGTGAGACACGAGAGTTCCATAGGAATGACGCCACTCGAGGTGCAAGCTTATCAACCGCCATGGAAAGCACTTTCGGATTTCGCTCTCCACACTGATTTAGACAGGCTAGATCCTAACACGCCATCTTTCCACCATTTGGTGTCGCAGGTAAATATGGTTAGAATTCATTTCTCTCGGTTACGTAAACGAATACGGACAAAATGTTCTTATCAATTACACCTAACCCTAATCGATTGGAAAGCGATTAAATGGTGCTACAAGGTGAATCGTTCGTTCTCAGATGCACGGCTACGATCTTCATAGCGGGCCACCACAGTTACCACCCCCGGGGATGCTCGGTGGGCCCATGAACGACGGTGGAGGCGGCGGGGGTGGTGGTCCTCTACCACCCCCTGGTCCCCACCATCCTGGCAGCGGTGGGCCAGACATGGGACAGCACCCTGACAGTACCGACAGCTACGTAACTTACCTTGAAAGTGACAGTGACTCCCTTCACCACGATACAGGAAGTCCATAGTGTTGCGCGGTGTGGCCAGAACGAAAGTGTCTTCGTGGTCTTCTTTTGATAAGTGCTTGAAGAGAATAGTAGTCTGCGAGAACAAATAGGGTGGAACAGGCAAATGGAACCGAACGATGAAAGTTGTCTCGAAATTCATTAGGCTTTCCCCGGTAATAATAGCTTGACCCTTTCGCGCCTGTTGCTATCTCGAACGCGCACCCTGGATGAAATTTTCCTCGATCGAGGAAACGACGAGTTTCGTTTTCATCGCTAACCGGTTTTCGAAATACGACACGCTCAATCGTTTAAACAAATTACAGTTCGACCAGCAGACAGCCGAACATCGTTGCTGAACGTTCAAAGCGTTTCGCTGCGAATCCCTGTAACAATATTACCGGCACGGATTCAAATATCGTGATTTTCACTTGTTTCCATTTAAATAACGCCAGTGTTTCGCAGCTTGAatcttttgaaaatttatttgaaattatcCGGAATCGAAAACCCAGGCAAAATTATACCGCAGCGATTTTCTACGTCCTGTACCAATGTATAAAACTTGACATTTTATTTCcctaaattaatatatttataaaaagaaacgaGTGTCCGTTATCTTTTAAAGTAATATTTAAGAGTATATTAAAACCGAAATACTTTGTATTTTCATCCTTCGAGCAGTGCTTGGTATGTCAGTGTGCATGCGAACGAAACAATTATTTCTCTCGAAACAATCGTACAGCGAATAATATAAATGATTTCTTAAATAGTCTGGTAATGATTACACGATTACAGTTTTTTAACAGCGCGAAATCACTTTCTCGAATATTTTAGAATGCGAGAAACGACGCTACATACACGGATACTTCGTAATAAttccaaaaattatttattattctaacAGTATCGCATTAGTTTCATGTAAAGCTATTTATCGAACATGAACAGAAGGAAGGTACTACAACTGCGTGAAACTTTCGATTGTATAAATATCCGTTaggtttcaatatttttataacagtcatttaatatattcaagtattgaAACATTTAGGTACTTTTATTATAGAcgtattttaaataaacaaataacagTCGAACTCGAAGTTTTCCATTCTTTCTCGAACTTTTGGATTCACTGCTGCGCGAAAGGGTTGAGGAAAACCAATTTTTCTCGGACGACAAAAGAAAGGAAACTGTAACAAAGCGAGAACTAATTTGCAGAATCATGAGCTTATGTAAACGGAGGATCGAAGCGAAAGTGggggaaaaaattataattagagATTATTGTAAGATATGCAATTGTGAAGTCTTACGTGTCCGAAGCGCGCTTCGATCGTATTTCGAAACGATTTCTGTCGGTGATTATTTGAACACGTTATTTTGTCAGAACGTAAGGGGTCACGCTCAATGTTTCACAATTAAAACGTTTGTACGACGAACAGGCAAAAATTCCTACAAATTACGAATAGTTCGGTTCAGAAGAAATCTCAGGTAGAACACGTATGTAAACTGTGAACTGTAAACGAATCATCGAGGGGGTACGCGACGGTCGTCGAGTTTCTCGATGCATATTGCTGTCGATCGTTTTGTTACGGAACGATAATAATTGTCTTTAAGGAAACGAACGAGAAAATGATATGAATCATTCTGACATTTTTCGAACGATCCCTCAGTTAAATTCGCCAAAACTCCGGAAATTCGAACGGAtcgtgaacaaaaaaaaaacgaagaaaacGAGACTGGGATAATTTGCACGGTTCGTAAagagaaaattgtgaaaattagaTTTCGGAAGCTTTCGAGCAAAAATTATGCTCGTACGCTGAAATTGTGAAACGGTCGAATAAAAACCAACTTCCTGATAGGAAATTAGCCTGGTTAGACAACAATTGCGTGACTAGCGATCAATGGATAAACTAGAGAACCATTGGATTTGTTTGTTCAATATTTATACACATTCGGTGAGCCTCGAGCGACACAATTACAGTGGGAATGACAATTAccgtgcttatattaattatacttatcttcaacactaaacctactacggttaaaatgaccggttttctatttcaccattattaaaaattataaaaacgttttcataggaagtgactgaattgacttctttatttgcGCAcagattataatgaaaatcgttcgaagtttaaataaatacaatcttctcccttctataagacatttcacttttatatgtcttgtgcttggtaggtttagtgttaaagcataatgaatatttaaaaaaaaggggatattaaattttttcattaaaatcagttaatattatatatctctttcttaatattcattatactttaaaaataagtgtaattaatataggcatagtaattgaTACTCCCATAGTGAGTGGGTCCCTTAGTCTATACAGTTTTGTGAATAACGAAACTTATCAGGGAATGAACATTAAAGTATCTAGATCGAATGATTTCATCCAAAGGAATTGTAATCGTATCGAAACTTCTGTTTTACGCCGAAATCTAGCGATTATGTTGAAAGTTAACAATACGATGTCGCATTTTTCGCGCTTTCGGCCCATCTTTGTTTGTTCTTCAGTTTTTTTAGCTCGTATAAATGACCAAAGAGCGGTTTTATTgctgagaaagagagaaaaagggagagagagagagagagagagagagagagagagagagagagagagaatgaacaAATGAAATGGGAGAAGGATGCAGTATCGtcgacagagttgggcaaaaagaATCTGTTGTATAAAAGGAAAAGTAAGGAAATCAAAATGGAAGTAATGTGTGTTTGTTcgtgataaataaaatatttatttgaagaACATTTCGTTTGTAGAAGGAGGACAACAACCTTTCTGTTACGATTGAAATGTAGTTGAAAAAAATCTTTATAATAGTCCCATCTTTATCTCTCAACAATGTTATCCAATTTCTCGTGCGTATACgaacaaaatattgtttacctACATGTAGTCACgataatttcatttatttatttattcatccaGCCCGTATAATAGCAAAAACTTCTAGTATTTTCTGCCGTGTTACGTTGATTCTTGAATCGTTGttacatttcattttccatATTACGTATTCTATCAATTTAAGATACGACTCAACATTGCGAGACAAAAAGTTGGATATTACTTGAAGTCACACAATTTCACTGTGCTGAAACGAAACACGTTAATTGTCTACTGTATAAAGGGTCATGTATCGTATTTATTGCAGGTATGTATGAATTTATTGCGTTAGGATAATTCGGTAcagtaatatttaaataattccttAAATTATATTCGAACCTTATGATTTCACTCGAAGAAATTCAGTAAATGTAAATGAACAATCCACGTGTTGCAGATCTTATGCTGCAGTATAcgtatttaaattctaaaaacgtTAAATTCGTCAACAATGAAATACGGAACTAACGAAAccttattattttcaattaatcgATGTATAACTATTTTGTTTGCTTATTAGAACTATACTCGAAATTGAAATACTTGGAGATCCAAATCGAATATTACTTTCGGATACACTTGCGTTAGTCAACATTTATCtgcgaaagagagaaaaatcAGTAAGAAGGCGGTATATCCAACTCTGATCGTCAGACTGTGTTATAGAGAATGAAGGAAAGGCCCATTTTATctaattcataatatcgatacacAAATAGCCGAGTCACGTATAAACGATAAAGAAAAAGGTAATATCGGCGATAGCACGTTATTCCCAATTTACGTTGTAAGTTTTCATGTAAACGCAAGTTGTATGTATATAAATTCGATTAATACCAAAGTGTGCGGAGCTTCATGTGAATACGGTAACGCActgaattgtaaataataattccATCCCCCGTCCCTGCCCCTTATTTTTGACTTCTCGTTAATTAGCGGGTCGTTTTAGTGGTGATTCGTTTCGGTGTTTGTATAGAATCGTTCCACACCGCTCCTCTTGCGATGTACTTGTATGAAAGGGAGAACATCATAAACTTAAACTTTTCGTAATCTATTCGGATCGTCTTCGGATTTGTATGATATTTCTATACCGGCGCACACGTAATAAATTGTCCAATTAAACAGATCCGTGTTTATTACTATTTGAACTTTCCGACATTTCCACGCTGTTGGTAGCTGTTCAATTTTTATCCACCCGACTTTGTTACATATTTTCGCACGGTACGATATGACTACTCTATTAATATTAGATCATTATGGTACATGATCTTTATAGACATCTGCACAGCGTTATTGCAGCGAGCTGCTTGAACACCGAGCAAAGCGTTTTGcattacatacagggtgttcgactacaggtgggagaaaatgtaGGGgctggttctccaagacaatataaagtgaaaatgaagaataaaaaaactgCGATTTCGCCTTTATTTTTCAGTTATTGTCAATTTAaagtccgcctaaaatgcggcaacccggccaacagtcACGTATCGAAGGGGGCCTCGCTCGcccccaatggttaggctttgacgtcacacactttagccaataattcggctagaacaaATACAAGCCTAACAGTATGATAGTGTCGGCGAATTGGATTTAACGTAACTCACGTATTCGTTGCTCAATAATATAATAGATAAGAGACTAGAAGAGCGAATTAATATCGTCCTACGACGATAAAGCAATAAACGTTTGAGCAAGCATTTCGGCAGCTACATTAGTCTTCCATAAAACGTTCCGAGACATATATCTAATTTCACGCATACGTATGTTATATCATTAAGAATATCTAAACAGAAACGTTCGTTTGGATTTCCTGAAGACGCATCGTATGATTTTACCAATTACAAATGCGTAAAAGCGTATGTAGATCGCGTTTCCGTCAATGTTATAACTTTAAAATAGCGTTACATTGAATCTTCTGTACATGTTGCAATTGAGAAAACATTGCTGACATCAGTCAGACCTGTTTAGTTTCCTTTGAATTTCTACAAAAGTTTTGCCTTTAGTTTCCGGCGTGATGCGATAAATAATTGCGGTACAAACCGCTACGACTGCACAGTACCCCAGGAATGGAAACGAATGGCCATAGCCTAAGCTTATAGCTACCCATATGTAAAGCTTAAATCCGACGATGCCTTCTAAACCGCCGATCACACCGACAAGACATGTGCTGATTGCTTTGACTTCGGTAGCAAAGATTTCtgacattaaaattatttgcaagCAAATTAAGCCGCAATTAAACATAAAAATTGACACTATGCAAGCTATAAACGGCGCCAAAGAGTACATCTGCACGTCTATGCTTGTATACTCCTTTACGTAAAAGAAACTACCGATAACAAGATTACACAAAGCAGCTACGATACCTGATACAAGTATCAGTGGTTTGCGACCGACCTTGTCGACCAAAAATGTTGTTACGACAGCGGAAATCACTTGTGTCACACCAATAATCACGGCgatcgtatagtcgtttataaTGTTGCTGGTTGACTTGAATATCAACTGACAATAGGTGATGATGGTAAAGAACCCACCGAAATGGTGCGTTACCGTAAACAGTAAAATTATAAGGAGAGCACGAAAATGTCCTCGCGATGCGAAGACGTCCGTTATGGTTCCACTCTTCGTGACTCCTTTCTCTTCTGTAGAGAGACAGGCGATAACCACTTGCAACTCGTCGGAAACATCGGTTTTTCCTCGCAATTTTTCCAACACTTCTTCGGCCTCGTCCATTCTGTTCCTCAATACCAGAAAATACGGCGATTCAGGCATAAACCAGAACATGCAGATAGAAGCGGCATTGAAGACAAGGAAAATTCGAGCCATGAGGGATAACGACAGATACGGTGCAACCACGAATGTTATTAGAATACCGGTGTTAAACGCGATTCCAGTCAGAGAGTTTGCAGCACCTCGTGTTTCCGATGATGATATTTCACCTATGTACATTGGCCCGGCACAGACAAACAATCCCATACCGAATCCTGCCAGAAATCTTGCCACGTACAATTCCTACAAGAGAAAAGGTTCATGTACTTATTGGAGGTAAAAATTCGTGTTTCTGTTAATTAGACTGAGTTAAATCTCGCAagccttaagggggccggcaggcatttggctttgactgtcacgctatgttacgctgtgcctttttttctagacattttacgtcttaaataagtaagtaatctattaaaaatgcataccaccgtgtttgtacatgtctttgctacgtctctatagagcctttttttcgatacgaacactaaatctctcgaaattaagagaatctttcagcggcagccatcttgtgacgtcatacttgcttcagaattcgaattttctgccgaatattacaaattactccacgatgaggtagaaattcgcaatttgggctctatacagacgtagattggacttttaggaaacacaattgaccacttctaaactgctcattgcaatattgaagcggcaatttgtctagattttgacccttgcacacgtatatggatttcaaaccaaaccggagccaagactccgtatattcgcgataaggtagggtgaccaggttaccgacaaaaataggcgaaaaatggtttcacgcgcctcaacttttcgtccttgtacgagaatatttttcgctgggaaagggctcgttcgaaagaaaaaggttcaatctagtgcgcgctagtcatcagctgacgagattatgcagatatttggtagtataagcgttagaagtaggccaaaaatcgATGATGCGCATGCCATGGAatgcaagcatttttatgccattggatgagttttctgggtgaaatcgagagtagcgcgcgctagcaaatatctccagctacaaattgagctatattttttcttgattctctgcgaaataaagccgaaaacttgaagcacgtttctgacgtcagaattcataatatcgataatacagagcacaaaatgtgacaagtttagtcacagattcAAGACACGTCGAATCACGATCAAGAAGAATCTTAAGTTATTGGCTGAAGGCTGtaaatggaaattatacagcagtacCTGttggctctgcaaaagtcacgtgactacctttTATTAAAAGGTTATAGAAATTATTGACTACCTTTTATTAAGCGCGACTTACCCAAATCGATGAAGCGATTGTGATTAAACCCCAGCTAACTAAAACCGGTAAAAAACTCAGCAACATAGTGGTCTTCCTGCCAAATCGATCAGC carries:
- the LOC143354189 gene encoding facilitated trehalose transporter Tret1-like, whose protein sequence is MSTTTVEKAKYTSPDGSKTWEYLTILTCASMAGCLGYIVGWNSPSIVILMADDSPIPVTESAVSTLVATVAVGHLVAPPLNIFLADRFGRKTTMLLSFLPVLVSWGLITIASSIWELYVARFLAGFGMGLFVCAGPMYIGEISSSETRGAANSLTGIAFNTGILITFVVAPYLSLSLMARIFLVFNAASICMFWFMPESPYFLVLRNRMDEAEEVLEKLRGKTDVSDELQVVIACLSTEEKGVTKSGTITDVFASRGHFRALLIILLFTVTHHFGGFFTIITYCQLIFKSTSNIINDYTIAVIIGVTQVISAVVTTFLVDKVGRKPLILVSGIVAALCNLVIGSFFYVKEYTSIDVQMYSLAPFIACIVSIFMFNCGLICLQIILMSEIFATEVKAISTCLVGVIGGLEGIVGFKLYIWVAISLGYGHSFPFLGYCAVVAVCTAIIYRITPETKGKTFVEIQRKLNRSD